In Actinomyces radicidentis, one genomic interval encodes:
- a CDS encoding helix-turn-helix domain-containing protein: MTSIHHEPDDLDIAQAMRARRLELGLDVPQMARAAGVTVPTWRNYEAGRTQVRSDKQAAVWDALGWEPPTPWYARVPRPWDLPPSGSFGWDPGSSYSLVDDEPTDGLADAMRTVLAAAGYDGGAPSGAGPDDEYDADRTDDAEALGIPPWDDIPEVLARTYSPLLARTLDERAARCFAVGAHVYDGSLTEDLDYLAAMPRGSHLGELDETHIGQTLPQLWLTRYDYELVYQLRSLASLLSARLCVLGVGEDEALACTPAEILVIHDVFLLGAALLATRGVEVGHVEMGAWVEALCGPGDDAQRLIGTAFVPPADDPDHFDNWFTMLPEPFVPHWVPAQEPPERATVTPLHAPRR; the protein is encoded by the coding sequence ATGACCTCGATCCACCACGAGCCGGACGACCTCGACATCGCGCAGGCGATGCGTGCCCGACGTCTTGAGCTCGGCCTCGACGTGCCCCAGATGGCGCGTGCGGCCGGCGTCACGGTCCCGACGTGGCGGAACTACGAGGCCGGCCGCACACAGGTCCGCTCGGACAAGCAGGCCGCCGTCTGGGACGCCCTCGGCTGGGAGCCGCCCACGCCGTGGTACGCCCGCGTTCCGCGCCCGTGGGACCTCCCGCCGTCCGGGTCCTTCGGCTGGGACCCCGGGTCCTCCTACAGCCTGGTCGACGACGAGCCCACCGACGGTCTCGCTGACGCGATGCGCACTGTGCTCGCCGCCGCGGGATACGACGGCGGTGCCCCATCCGGGGCGGGCCCCGACGACGAGTACGACGCGGACCGCACCGACGACGCAGAGGCCCTGGGGATCCCGCCGTGGGATGATATTCCTGAGGTCCTGGCGCGGACCTACTCCCCACTGCTCGCCCGCACGCTCGATGAACGGGCGGCCCGTTGCTTCGCCGTCGGCGCGCACGTCTACGACGGCTCCCTCACGGAGGACCTCGACTATCTCGCGGCGATGCCCCGGGGCTCCCACCTGGGCGAGCTCGACGAGACGCACATCGGGCAGACGCTGCCGCAGCTCTGGCTGACCCGGTACGACTACGAGCTCGTCTACCAGCTGCGCAGCCTCGCCAGCCTCCTGAGCGCACGCCTCTGCGTCCTCGGGGTCGGCGAGGACGAGGCGCTCGCCTGCACGCCCGCGGAGATCCTCGTCATCCACGACGTCTTCCTGCTCGGCGCGGCCCTCCTCGCCACGCGAGGCGTCGAGGTGGGTCACGTCGAGATGGGGGCGTGGGTCGAGGCCCTCTGCGGGCCGGGGGATGATGCCCAGCGCCTCATCGGCACGGCGTTCGTCCCGCCTGCGGACGATCCCGACCACTTCGACAACTGGTTCACGATGCTCCCGGAGCCCTTCGTCCCCCACTGGGTTCCCGCGCAGGAACCGCCGGAGCGTGCGACGGTGACGCCCTTGCACGCCCCGCGGCGCTGA
- a CDS encoding (Fe-S)-binding protein, with product MTSLQILQLVCAIVVVATTFVGGGLFVRACCQIVRRMRVGRPAGRDRTRPVGRRLWLLVSEVLGHTAFKGRPWIRVAHWLVMVSFPLLFLTLVTGYGQVLSGAGYQLPWLGHQAWWAWVVEGIAWTSTAGIIGLIAVRTRNRRDGAAEPPFDATSEGGTRTRSSRFAGSTSSQARFVEAVILGVVVCVLALRMLEHAALAKAGDPQAVWTQFPLTAWTGVALTHLPADAITAAVYVVATIKIVISMTWMFVVGLQPSMGVAWHRFLAIVNVYARRDMAGTTADPAAIAERTGEEPDAVAARLKENVPAARTGSKALGPLLPLEFEGADGALVALTAATMDDLDAAMEKADEEEREVALGVGRVQDLTWKGLLDFSTCTECGRCQDLCPAWNTGKPLSPKLFVEAVRDHHGAVAPYLAAAGTLGIAPEEVTDAQAADHGDLLADTRSGLAAGSAHTGDVLGALLAAKAAPTETGVATRPAPLAGDVVPADVLWSCTTCGACVDQCPVDIEHVDHIVDVRRQQVLMESAFPKELGQMFRKMESKGNPWGLAPRKRMDWAKDLDFEVPVIGVDVEDASEVDYLFWVGCAGAYEDRAKRTTRAVAELLHVAGVPFAVLGDAESCTGDPARRAGNEILFQMLAGQNVETLNEAKVQRIVVSCAHCFNTLAREYPQAGGHYEVVHYTQLLNRLVREGRLRPAAAEQRPELPQVTYHDACYLGRHNQVYNAPRELIEATGADAVEMPRNHERAFCCGGGGARAFMEESIGTRIAVERSREAIGTGAQVIATACPFCTTMLSDGVASEGADVRVTDVATLMLEAVRRGQDGPGDAETEEPEPALV from the coding sequence ATGACGTCCCTGCAGATCCTTCAGCTCGTGTGCGCGATCGTCGTCGTGGCCACCACCTTCGTCGGTGGTGGCCTCTTCGTGCGCGCGTGTTGTCAGATCGTCCGCAGGATGCGCGTGGGGCGCCCCGCGGGCCGCGACCGCACCCGGCCCGTCGGCCGCCGCCTGTGGCTGCTCGTCTCCGAGGTCCTCGGGCACACCGCCTTCAAGGGACGCCCGTGGATCCGAGTGGCGCACTGGCTCGTCATGGTGAGCTTCCCACTGCTCTTCCTCACCCTCGTCACCGGCTACGGGCAGGTCCTTTCCGGCGCCGGCTACCAGCTCCCCTGGCTCGGCCACCAGGCCTGGTGGGCGTGGGTCGTCGAGGGCATCGCCTGGACCTCGACCGCCGGCATCATCGGCCTCATCGCCGTGCGCACCCGCAACCGCCGGGACGGGGCCGCCGAGCCGCCCTTCGACGCGACGAGCGAGGGCGGCACCCGCACCCGCTCCTCCCGCTTCGCCGGCTCCACGAGCTCCCAGGCCCGCTTCGTCGAGGCCGTCATCCTCGGGGTCGTCGTCTGCGTCCTGGCGCTGCGGATGCTGGAGCACGCGGCCCTCGCGAAGGCCGGGGACCCGCAGGCGGTCTGGACGCAGTTCCCGCTCACCGCCTGGACGGGTGTCGCGCTCACGCACCTGCCGGCGGACGCGATCACCGCCGCCGTCTACGTCGTCGCCACCATCAAGATCGTCATCTCGATGACCTGGATGTTCGTCGTCGGCCTGCAGCCCTCGATGGGCGTCGCCTGGCACCGCTTCCTCGCGATCGTCAACGTCTACGCCCGCCGCGACATGGCCGGCACGACGGCGGACCCGGCCGCCATCGCCGAGCGCACCGGGGAGGAGCCCGACGCCGTCGCCGCGCGCCTGAAGGAGAACGTGCCCGCGGCCCGCACCGGCTCCAAGGCCCTCGGCCCGCTCCTGCCACTCGAGTTCGAGGGGGCCGACGGCGCCCTCGTCGCCCTCACCGCCGCGACTATGGACGACCTCGACGCCGCCATGGAGAAGGCCGACGAGGAGGAGCGCGAGGTCGCACTCGGCGTCGGGCGCGTCCAGGACCTCACCTGGAAGGGTCTGCTCGACTTCTCCACCTGCACCGAGTGCGGCCGCTGCCAGGACCTGTGCCCCGCGTGGAACACCGGCAAGCCCCTGTCCCCCAAGCTCTTCGTCGAGGCCGTGCGCGATCACCACGGCGCCGTCGCTCCCTACCTCGCCGCCGCCGGCACCCTCGGGATCGCCCCCGAGGAGGTCACCGACGCCCAGGCCGCCGACCACGGCGACCTCCTCGCCGACACCCGCTCCGGCCTGGCCGCCGGCTCCGCCCACACCGGCGACGTCCTCGGCGCGCTGCTGGCCGCCAAGGCCGCGCCCACCGAGACCGGCGTCGCCACCCGCCCGGCGCCGCTGGCTGGCGACGTCGTCCCCGCGGACGTCCTGTGGTCGTGCACCACCTGCGGCGCCTGCGTCGACCAGTGCCCGGTGGACATCGAGCACGTCGACCACATCGTCGACGTGCGCCGCCAGCAGGTCCTCATGGAGTCCGCGTTCCCCAAGGAGCTCGGTCAGATGTTCCGCAAGATGGAGTCCAAGGGGAACCCGTGGGGGCTGGCGCCCCGCAAGCGCATGGACTGGGCGAAGGACCTCGACTTCGAGGTGCCCGTCATCGGCGTCGACGTCGAGGACGCGTCCGAGGTCGACTACCTGTTCTGGGTCGGCTGCGCCGGCGCCTACGAGGACCGGGCGAAGAGGACGACGCGCGCCGTCGCCGAGCTGCTGCACGTGGCCGGGGTGCCCTTCGCGGTCCTCGGCGACGCCGAGTCCTGCACGGGCGACCCGGCCCGCCGCGCTGGCAACGAGATCCTCTTCCAGATGCTCGCCGGGCAGAACGTCGAGACCCTCAACGAGGCGAAGGTCCAGCGGATCGTCGTCTCCTGCGCCCACTGCTTCAACACGCTGGCCCGCGAGTACCCGCAGGCCGGCGGGCACTACGAGGTCGTCCACTACACGCAGCTGCTGAACCGGCTCGTGCGCGAGGGGCGGCTGCGGCCAGCGGCGGCCGAGCAGCGGCCCGAGCTGCCGCAGGTGACCTACCACGACGCCTGCTACCTGGGCCGCCACAACCAGGTCTACAACGCGCCGCGCGAGCTCATCGAGGCCACCGGCGCGGACGCCGTCGAGATGCCCCGTAACCACGAGCGGGCCTTCTGCTGCGGCGGCGGCGGGGCGCGCGCCTTCATGGAGGAGTCGATCGGGACGCGCATCGCCGTGGAGCGCTCCCGGGAGGCCATCGGGACGGGTGCGCAGGTCATCGCGACGGCCTGCCCCTTCTGCACGACGATGCTCTCCGACGGCGTGGCGAGCGAGGGCGCGGACGTGCGCGTCACCGACGTCGCGACCCTCATGCTCGAGGCCGTGCGCCGCGGGCAGGACGGACCCGGTGACGCGGAAACGGAGGAGCCCGAGCCCGCGCTCGTGTGA
- a CDS encoding DUF4235 domain-containing protein, with translation MAADLGWKATSAITTLVSGIVAEKAVKIGWKLVTGHEAPEQEDQLLTYQLAEVIAFAVISGAAMTVTRQLTLREAAKWYGGHEIENPLEEKKLKVQG, from the coding sequence ATGGCAGCAGACCTCGGATGGAAGGCCACCTCGGCCATCACCACCCTCGTCTCCGGCATCGTCGCCGAGAAGGCCGTCAAGATCGGCTGGAAGCTCGTCACGGGCCACGAGGCCCCGGAGCAGGAGGACCAGCTCCTCACCTACCAGCTCGCCGAGGTCATCGCCTTCGCGGTCATCTCCGGCGCCGCCATGACGGTGACCCGCCAGCTCACGCTGCGCGAGGCCGCCAAGTGGTACGGCGGTCACGAGATCGAGAACCCGCTCGAGGAGAAGAAGCTCAAGGTCCAGGGCTGA
- a CDS encoding uracil-DNA glycosylase — protein sequence MADPHPITGRLFDSPVPPGTGWPGDPADASTPVARTPAGVARLARTRDLAELDARVSVCSACPRLVAWREEVATTGRRAAFADQPYWGRPAFSLGPVDAPIYLMGLAPAANGSNRTGRVFTGDKSSDWLWAGLHRAGLATRGSSEAAGDGTEPISIRIGGAVRCAPPGNLPTTAEKTTCRPWITRELELLPELRVILALGGIAWTTALQVARASGWTVPRPARRFGHGAEAALARPNGTPVTLLGSYHTSQYNTSTGVMTVEMLDAVLARAKELAGLD from the coding sequence ATGGCAGACCCGCACCCGATCACCGGCCGGCTCTTCGACTCGCCCGTCCCGCCCGGCACGGGCTGGCCCGGCGACCCGGCTGACGCGAGCACGCCGGTCGCGCGCACCCCGGCCGGGGTCGCCCGCCTGGCCCGCACCCGCGACCTCGCCGAGCTCGACGCCCGCGTCTCCGTGTGCAGCGCCTGCCCCCGCCTCGTCGCATGGCGTGAGGAGGTCGCCACCACCGGCCGCCGCGCCGCCTTCGCCGACCAGCCCTACTGGGGTCGCCCCGCCTTCTCCCTCGGCCCCGTCGACGCACCGATCTACCTCATGGGCCTCGCCCCCGCCGCCAACGGCTCGAACCGCACCGGCCGCGTCTTCACCGGCGACAAGTCCTCCGACTGGCTCTGGGCCGGGCTCCATCGCGCCGGCCTGGCCACCCGCGGTTCCTCCGAGGCGGCCGGCGACGGCACCGAGCCGATCAGCATCAGGATCGGAGGCGCCGTGCGCTGCGCCCCGCCCGGGAACCTCCCGACCACGGCCGAGAAGACCACCTGCCGTCCCTGGATCACCCGCGAGCTCGAGCTCCTCCCGGAGCTGCGCGTCATCCTGGCCCTCGGCGGCATCGCCTGGACGACGGCCCTCCAGGTCGCGCGCGCCTCCGGCTGGACCGTGCCCCGTCCGGCGCGGCGCTTCGGCCACGGCGCCGAGGCCGCGCTCGCCCGCCCGAACGGCACCCCGGTGACGCTGCTCGGCAGCTACCACACGAGCCAGTACAACACCTCGACCGGTGTCATGACCGTGGAGATGCTCGACGCCGTCCTCGCCCGCGCCAAGGAGCTGGCAGGCCTGGACTGA